A portion of the Luxibacter massiliensis genome contains these proteins:
- a CDS encoding iron-containing alcohol dehydrogenase encodes MDQFEFTSPTRFILEKDADLLCGREVKRYADNVLFVHYGDKYIYESGLHTRITRALGEAGVTCFELPGVQPNPRVELVREGIEICRKENVGCVLAVGGGSVIDTAKGISIGVKYAGDVWDFYSHRALPKEALPVGTVMTLPATGSEGSNGSVLKNTETNESADVMADCLRPAFTLMNPDLTLTLPRRQTVFGIVDMFSHVLERYFSSSRETYLTDYMCEAVMKSILVNAGILMSNLDNYNARAELMWTAIVAHNGVLGTGRGQDWATHTMGAQLSAQYNAVHGATLSVLFPNWAEYVYQANIPRFVQFADRVFGVDIDLYHQENTAKEGIQKLREFFRFLGTPATLRDIGVENDEKFSEMAKNACRFGKIGGLKILDADDVEAIYRMSL; translated from the coding sequence ATGGATCAATTTGAATTTACGTCCCCTACCAGGTTTATACTGGAAAAAGATGCAGATTTACTCTGCGGTAGGGAAGTAAAAAGATATGCGGACAATGTACTGTTTGTACATTATGGAGATAAATACATTTATGAATCAGGACTCCATACAAGGATTACGAGAGCTTTGGGGGAGGCAGGGGTAACTTGCTTTGAACTGCCCGGGGTGCAGCCAAATCCAAGAGTAGAGCTTGTACGTGAAGGGATTGAGATCTGCCGCAAGGAGAATGTTGGCTGTGTACTCGCTGTAGGCGGGGGCAGTGTAATTGATACGGCCAAAGGGATTTCAATAGGGGTAAAATATGCCGGAGATGTCTGGGATTTTTATTCACACAGGGCGCTTCCTAAGGAGGCTCTTCCAGTGGGCACGGTTATGACGCTGCCGGCAACAGGGAGTGAGGGAAGTAACGGAAGCGTGCTCAAAAATACAGAGACAAACGAGAGCGCAGATGTTATGGCCGATTGTCTGAGGCCGGCATTTACATTGATGAACCCAGATTTGACACTGACATTGCCGAGACGCCAGACTGTATTTGGGATTGTAGATATGTTTTCCCATGTCTTGGAGCGATATTTTTCCAGTTCCAGGGAGACTTACCTTACAGACTACATGTGTGAGGCTGTGATGAAATCTATTCTTGTGAATGCGGGGATTCTGATGAGTAATTTAGATAACTATAATGCCAGGGCGGAATTAATGTGGACTGCAATTGTGGCACACAATGGGGTGCTTGGGACTGGGAGAGGGCAGGATTGGGCCACCCATACAATGGGGGCACAGCTAAGTGCACAGTATAATGCGGTGCATGGAGCCACATTATCTGTATTGTTTCCAAATTGGGCAGAGTATGTATATCAGGCCAATATCCCCAGGTTTGTCCAATTTGCAGACCGGGTATTCGGCGTGGACATCGACTTATACCATCAGGAGAATACGGCAAAAGAAGGTATCCAAAAACTACGTGAATTTTTCAGGTTTTTAGGTACCCCGGCAACGTTAAGGGATATAGGCGTAGAAAATGATGAGAAATTCTCTGAAAT